The following proteins are co-located in the Frigidibacter mobilis genome:
- a CDS encoding antirestriction protein, with product MGLPELASQSATRAPIERRMEFLPRLFGRRLLIIGEHTVFRFMEILSPGDYGGGLWDFYERAGQPLYLAPTSKPRYRLFCEGNGFEGEVSCDATGIIATLFAFSHLSFRYDDDELAEGYGRLYEHAADHPEAAAIFQAID from the coding sequence ATGGGTTTGCCCGAACTTGCTTCTCAATCCGCAACCCGTGCCCCCATCGAGCGCCGCATGGAATTCCTGCCGCGCCTTTTTGGCCGACGCCTGCTCATCATCGGCGAGCATACCGTCTTCCGCTTCATGGAGATCCTCAGTCCCGGCGACTACGGCGGCGGGCTTTGGGATTTCTACGAACGCGCCGGCCAGCCGCTCTATCTCGCGCCGACCTCAAAGCCCCGTTACCGCCTGTTCTGCGAAGGCAACGGTTTCGAGGGCGAGGTCTCATGCGATGCCACCGGGATCATCGCCACGCTCTTCGCCTTCTCGCATCTTTCCTTCCGCTACGATGACGACGAACTCGCCGAGGGCTATGGCCGTCTCTACGAACATGCCGCCGATCACCCGGAGGCGGCGGCGATCTTCCAGGCCATCGACTGA